From a single Sporosarcina oncorhynchi genomic region:
- a CDS encoding translation initiation factor 2 → MNNPYNNQTSQNTESPEIYAARLALIGSALSTLGDGLQAIAAGIALQELEKSKQASETPQNPSSELDQTSELEKMQKQIDRLANKIERMERLVR, encoded by the coding sequence ATGAATAACCCATACAACAACCAAACGAGCCAAAATACCGAGTCACCTGAAATTTATGCGGCCAGACTAGCATTAATCGGAAGTGCACTTTCAACATTAGGAGACGGTCTTCAAGCAATAGCAGCGGGAATTGCATTACAAGAATTAGAAAAGTCGAAACAAGCAAGCGAAACCCCTCAAAACCCCTCCAGCGAATTAGATCAAACAAGCGAATTAGAGAAAATGCAAAAACAAATTGACCGCTTAGCAAATAAGATAGAGAGGATGGAGCGCCTAGTTAGATAA
- a CDS encoding acyl-CoA dehydrogenase family protein, producing the protein MNFDFTDEQKMLRKTARQFVDDEIMPHIQQWDAEGGFDQGIWKKLADLGFMGVCIPEQYGGSGMDYNSLAILCEELERGDTAFRTAVSVHIGLNSMSLLQWGTEEQKQKFLVPQAKGEKVGAFGLTEPGAGSDVAAMSTTAVRDGDEYVINGQKTWISLCDIADHFLVFAYTDKSKKHHGISAFIVDRTTPGFSSKAIKGKYGIRAGNTGELFFEDMRIPAENMLGAEGEGFKIAMASLDNGRFTVAAGAVGLIMASLEESVKYCHARETFGKSIGKHQLVQQMIANMEAGYQMSRLLVYRAGELKNKGVRNTRETSLAKWQACDFANKAADDAFQIHGAYGYSDEYPVARFLRNSKAPVIYEGTREIHTIMQAEYVLGYREDKKLTHMLPEWPFD; encoded by the coding sequence GTGAATTTTGATTTTACAGATGAACAAAAAATGTTGCGCAAAACAGCGAGGCAATTTGTAGATGATGAAATCATGCCGCATATCCAGCAATGGGATGCGGAAGGCGGTTTTGATCAGGGAATCTGGAAAAAGCTTGCGGACCTAGGCTTCATGGGTGTTTGTATTCCTGAACAATATGGCGGTAGTGGTATGGATTATAATTCCTTGGCGATTCTATGTGAAGAACTGGAACGTGGCGATACAGCGTTCCGGACTGCCGTGTCGGTTCATATCGGGTTGAACTCCATGTCTTTATTGCAATGGGGTACGGAAGAACAGAAGCAAAAATTCCTAGTGCCTCAAGCAAAAGGTGAAAAAGTGGGTGCTTTCGGACTTACAGAGCCTGGTGCTGGCTCCGACGTTGCTGCTATGTCGACAACCGCTGTACGTGACGGTGATGAATACGTCATTAACGGACAAAAAACCTGGATTTCACTCTGTGATATTGCTGACCATTTCCTCGTCTTTGCGTACACGGACAAATCGAAAAAACATCATGGCATTAGTGCGTTCATTGTGGATCGCACTACCCCTGGTTTTTCGTCGAAAGCGATTAAAGGGAAGTACGGAATCCGTGCGGGAAATACGGGTGAACTGTTTTTCGAAGATATGCGTATACCAGCAGAAAATATGCTGGGCGCGGAAGGCGAAGGATTCAAAATTGCGATGGCTTCCCTCGACAACGGACGTTTTACCGTTGCGGCGGGTGCGGTCGGTCTAATTATGGCGAGTCTGGAAGAAAGTGTGAAGTATTGCCATGCCCGAGAAACATTTGGCAAGTCGATTGGCAAGCATCAGCTCGTCCAACAGATGATTGCCAATATGGAAGCCGGCTATCAGATGAGTCGACTGCTCGTCTATCGTGCAGGTGAATTGAAGAACAAAGGTGTACGGAATACACGCGAGACGTCGCTTGCTAAGTGGCAGGCCTGTGATTTTGCGAATAAAGCAGCAGACGATGCATTTCAAATCCATGGCGCGTATGGCTACTCCGACGAATATCCAGTTGCCCGTTTCCTGCGTAATTCGAAAGCGCCTGTTATTTACGAAGGAACACGTGAAATCCATACAATTATGCAAGCGGAATATGTATTGGGGTATCGGGAAGATAAAAAACTAACGCATATGTTGCCGGAATGGCCGTTTGACTGA
- a CDS encoding saccharopine dehydrogenase family protein — protein sequence MKVVVLGAGLMGKEAVRDLVKSDDVTKVYLADLNTRPAEDFAEQLMSDKLDILWLDASNDLQLQEVMALGDVVINALFYTFNEKVAKIAVDIGVHSIDLGGHIGGATDAVLELAEKAEAKGVTIIPDLGVAPGMINILAGYGAGKLDKIDTIKLYVGGIPVEPELPLNYNVVFSLEGVFDHYTDPSHVIRDGELREIPSLSEVESIYFDKYGELEAFHTSGGTSTLTKTFKDIQTLEYKTIRYPGHAEKFQLLVDLGLLSRDNEVNVDGKTVKVRDVMREQLSPQLRLGDKSDAVLLRVSVSGEAHGMPATYEYNLVTEKDLSVNETAMARATANTISVVAQMIGNGTITKRGVHPPETIVPGDQYIEEMKKRGVMIEETVKTQQAHV from the coding sequence ATGAAAGTGGTAGTTCTTGGGGCAGGTTTGATGGGGAAAGAAGCAGTACGTGACCTTGTGAAAAGTGATGATGTAACAAAAGTATATTTGGCGGACTTGAATACAAGACCTGCCGAGGATTTTGCGGAGCAACTGATGTCCGACAAGCTCGATATCCTATGGCTGGATGCGTCCAATGATTTACAATTACAGGAAGTGATGGCGCTTGGGGATGTTGTCATTAATGCCCTGTTCTACACATTCAATGAAAAAGTGGCGAAGATCGCTGTTGATATAGGTGTCCATTCAATTGACCTTGGCGGACATATCGGTGGGGCGACGGACGCTGTGCTTGAATTGGCTGAAAAGGCGGAAGCAAAAGGTGTGACAATCATTCCTGATCTAGGCGTTGCACCCGGTATGATCAATATCCTGGCGGGGTATGGCGCTGGTAAGTTGGATAAAATCGATACAATCAAACTGTATGTCGGTGGTATCCCAGTTGAGCCTGAATTGCCACTAAATTATAATGTCGTCTTCTCCCTTGAAGGGGTATTTGATCATTATACAGATCCTTCACATGTCATCCGTGATGGCGAGTTGAGAGAGATTCCTTCATTATCAGAAGTGGAATCGATTTATTTCGATAAATACGGTGAGTTGGAAGCGTTCCATACGTCTGGCGGTACATCGACGTTAACGAAAACGTTCAAAGATATCCAAACGTTGGAATATAAGACAATCCGCTATCCGGGGCATGCAGAGAAATTCCAATTGCTCGTTGATCTGGGTCTATTATCAAGGGATAACGAAGTGAACGTCGATGGGAAGACTGTTAAAGTCCGTGATGTCATGCGTGAACAATTGTCTCCGCAGCTGCGTCTTGGGGATAAATCAGATGCGGTCTTGCTGCGTGTTAGTGTAAGCGGAGAAGCGCACGGTATGCCTGCGACGTATGAATATAATCTCGTGACGGAAAAGGACTTATCTGTGAATGAAACGGCGATGGCACGTGCAACAGCGAATACAATCTCGGTCGTGGCGCAGATGATTGGTAACGGAACGATTACAAAACGTGGTGTCCACCCTCCTGAAACGATTGTTCCGGGAGACCAGTATATTGAAGAGATGAAAAAACGTGGTGTCATGATCGAAGAAACAGTGAAAACGCAACAGGCGCATGTTTGA
- a CDS encoding helix-turn-helix domain-containing protein: MSLGSTISSKRKSLKLSQEYVAEQLGVSRQAVSKWETNQSEPSTNNLLKLADLFDSDIIELVSPEKYVEEQKDVETQVKRSRKDIKMQISAASGRVLTLIGFLGFIGAYSDRASYGLPDWYLNIYWGVLFSMGLVLSFIAARDYFNRKSGSKKIIWFDLIFVFSFFFNEMLPFEKNINTLITLLFAIVILSVINIKFFIPVWRTRKLSGE, encoded by the coding sequence ATGTCGTTAGGTTCTACTATTAGTAGTAAGAGAAAATCTCTAAAACTATCGCAAGAATATGTAGCTGAACAGTTAGGAGTGAGTAGGCAGGCGGTATCAAAATGGGAAACGAATCAATCAGAACCGTCAACAAATAATCTACTAAAACTGGCTGATTTATTTGATAGTGACATTATCGAATTAGTTTCTCCTGAGAAATATGTAGAGGAGCAAAAAGACGTAGAAACTCAAGTTAAGCGAAGTAGAAAAGATATAAAAATGCAAATTTCCGCTGCTTCTGGACGGGTTTTGACTTTGATTGGTTTTTTAGGCTTCATTGGTGCTTATTCTGATCGAGCTTCATACGGACTTCCTGATTGGTATCTAAACATTTATTGGGGTGTTTTATTTTCAATGGGATTGGTCTTATCATTTATAGCTGCAAGGGATTACTTTAATAGAAAATCCGGATCGAAAAAAATTATATGGTTCGACTTAATATTTGTTTTTTCTTTCTTTTTTAATGAAATGTTACCTTTTGAAAAAAATATAAATACATTGATTACCTTACTTTTTGCTATTGTGATTTTAAGTGTCATAAATATTAAGTTTTTTATCCCAGTGTGGAGGACACGAAAGTTATCAGGAGAATAA
- a CDS encoding TetR/AcrR family transcriptional regulator codes for MNDRKLHVLLTAQRLFIEKGFITTSIQDIIESAQISKGTFYNYFTSKNECLIAIFEFAHEESIVRRHELQQGKDISDKNILAEQILVRMHVNREHNLLSIYEAVFYSGDAELRNFVRRHHLMELNWLTSRLADVYGEEAEPYVLDCAVMILGVIQHLIHFLSSSAKKIDIDDLVHFTIRRVDSIMDDMIRNEDTLLGKDYLKTLTSANETTPTCATHVVEKLERFLLMVKKEKLTEGIRFTEFFLDEMLSETPNLVVMDALIAPFQQLFKGTRLYYRSTEISTFLVKYINKEKSLQDK; via the coding sequence ATGAACGACCGTAAACTACACGTCCTATTGACAGCGCAAAGATTATTTATCGAAAAAGGATTCATCACAACATCCATCCAAGATATTATTGAATCTGCGCAAATATCAAAAGGGACATTTTATAATTATTTCACATCCAAAAACGAATGTCTTATTGCCATCTTCGAGTTTGCACACGAAGAGTCGATTGTCCGTAGACATGAACTGCAACAAGGCAAAGACATCTCGGATAAAAATATATTAGCTGAACAGATACTTGTGCGCATGCATGTAAACCGTGAACACAATCTATTGTCAATCTACGAAGCAGTCTTTTATTCAGGCGACGCTGAATTAAGGAATTTTGTCAGAAGACATCATTTGATGGAATTGAACTGGCTCACTTCAAGGCTTGCGGATGTTTACGGAGAAGAGGCGGAACCGTATGTACTTGATTGTGCAGTCATGATTTTGGGTGTCATCCAGCACCTCATTCACTTCCTTTCGTCTTCCGCAAAAAAGATTGACATCGACGATCTCGTTCACTTTACGATTCGCCGGGTTGACTCCATCATGGATGACATGATCCGAAACGAAGACACATTACTCGGAAAGGATTACTTGAAAACGTTGACTTCGGCGAACGAAACCACACCTACTTGCGCAACGCATGTTGTCGAAAAGCTTGAACGTTTCCTATTGATGGTTAAGAAGGAGAAGCTTACCGAAGGAATCCGTTTCACAGAATTCTTCTTGGATGAAATGCTCTCAGAGACACCTAATCTAGTCGTAATGGATGCACTAATCGCCCCTTTCCAACAACTATTCAAAGGAACACGGCTCTATTACCGATCTACTGAGATTTCAACGTTTCTTGTGAAGTATATTAACAAAGAAAAGAGTCTACAAGATAAGTGA
- a CDS encoding lysophospholipid acyltransferase family protein, whose protein sequence is MYRLTASFARFIFFFVAKIELKDLHKLPKEGGYIITCSHRGWLEIIALGISLPKPIHFMAKKELFSKKLLASFLTSIKAFPVDRENPSPSSIKTPVKLLRSGEVIGIFPGGTRSSEDAPVKRGAVTIANLSKAPIVPVTYIGPASFKEARKCRKVTITIGDPFIVDTKDKDALQAYSDKLGRAINPV, encoded by the coding sequence ATGTACAGACTAACAGCTAGTTTCGCGAGATTTATTTTTTTCTTTGTTGCCAAAATCGAATTAAAGGATTTGCATAAACTGCCTAAGGAAGGCGGGTATATTATTACGTGTTCACATCGCGGGTGGCTTGAGATTATAGCACTTGGGATTTCGTTGCCGAAACCAATCCATTTCATGGCGAAGAAAGAACTATTCTCTAAAAAACTTCTTGCCTCATTCCTGACGAGCATCAAAGCATTCCCTGTAGATCGGGAAAACCCATCACCCAGCAGTATTAAGACACCTGTTAAGCTGTTGCGATCGGGTGAAGTGATCGGGATTTTTCCGGGCGGGACGAGATCATCAGAAGATGCGCCTGTCAAAAGGGGTGCCGTGACGATTGCGAATTTGTCCAAAGCACCGATTGTTCCTGTTACATACATCGGACCTGCAAGTTTCAAAGAAGCTCGGAAATGTAGAAAAGTAACGATTACAATCGGTGACCCGTTCATCGTCGATACAAAGGATAAGGATGCACTGCAAGCCTATTCGGATAAACTTGGCCGTGCAATCAATCCTGTTTAA
- a CDS encoding aldehyde dehydrogenase family protein: protein MQLNNFIGGLWQDAGGADYKAVTNPATGEELAQVRLSTKSDVDLAVEAAKKAQKEWALVPAPKRADYLYEIGNLMKEKKEHLSQVLTKEMGKVIEEGRGEVQEGIDMAFYMAGEGRRMFGETVPSELQDKFAMSVRAPIGVVGLITPWNFPVAIATWKSFPAIVAGNTFIWKPATETPMMAYEMAKIFEEVGLPAGVANIVFGSGSEVGTAMIEHPDVRVISFTGSTETGRHVAETGGRHLKKVSLEMGGKNAVIVMDDADIDLAVEGILWSAFGTAGQRCTACSRVIVHKDVKEELEEKLLASMKHLTIGNGLDESVKIGPVINEKAIEKIKKYVGIGNDEGAKLLAGGNVLTDGDLANGHYFEPTLFTDVKWDSRLAQEEIFGPVVSLIEVGSLEEAIEVNNSVIYGLSSSIFSKDVNTIFRAQRDLDTGIVYVNAGTTGAEIHLPFGGTKGTGNGHRDSGVAALDVFTEWKSIYVDYSGKLQRAQIDNS, encoded by the coding sequence ATGCAATTGAACAACTTTATTGGGGGACTTTGGCAAGATGCAGGAGGAGCGGATTATAAGGCTGTTACAAATCCTGCTACTGGTGAAGAATTAGCACAAGTACGACTATCAACTAAATCTGACGTGGATCTGGCTGTTGAAGCTGCTAAGAAGGCGCAAAAAGAATGGGCGCTAGTTCCAGCACCTAAACGGGCAGATTACTTATATGAGATTGGCAATCTGATGAAAGAAAAGAAGGAGCATCTTTCCCAAGTTTTGACGAAAGAAATGGGGAAAGTCATCGAAGAAGGACGCGGTGAAGTTCAAGAAGGTATTGACATGGCTTTCTATATGGCTGGAGAAGGAAGAAGAATGTTTGGGGAAACAGTCCCTTCCGAACTGCAGGATAAATTCGCAATGAGCGTGCGCGCGCCGATTGGTGTGGTCGGACTAATTACACCGTGGAACTTCCCGGTGGCGATTGCGACGTGGAAGTCTTTCCCGGCAATCGTTGCAGGAAATACATTCATTTGGAAGCCGGCAACGGAAACGCCGATGATGGCATATGAAATGGCGAAAATTTTTGAAGAAGTGGGGTTGCCAGCAGGTGTTGCGAACATCGTTTTCGGTTCAGGTTCAGAAGTCGGAACAGCGATGATTGAACATCCTGATGTGCGCGTCATTTCATTCACTGGGTCCACTGAAACAGGGCGTCATGTTGCGGAAACAGGTGGACGCCATCTGAAGAAAGTATCCCTTGAGATGGGTGGCAAGAATGCGGTCATCGTTATGGATGATGCGGATATCGATTTGGCGGTGGAAGGGATTCTCTGGAGCGCATTCGGAACAGCTGGACAGCGCTGTACTGCATGTAGCCGGGTCATCGTGCATAAAGATGTTAAAGAGGAATTGGAAGAGAAGTTGTTGGCTTCCATGAAGCATTTGACGATTGGAAATGGTTTGGACGAGTCTGTCAAAATTGGGCCGGTCATCAATGAGAAAGCGATTGAAAAAATCAAAAAGTATGTTGGTATCGGAAATGACGAAGGGGCGAAGTTGCTGGCGGGGGGCAATGTGCTCACTGACGGTGATCTTGCAAATGGTCATTATTTCGAACCGACACTGTTCACCGATGTGAAGTGGGATAGCCGCCTGGCACAGGAAGAGATTTTTGGCCCGGTTGTATCCTTAATCGAAGTTGGAAGTCTAGAAGAAGCTATAGAAGTGAATAACAGTGTTATTTATGGACTGTCGAGCTCGATCTTCTCCAAAGACGTCAATACAATCTTCCGTGCTCAACGTGATTTGGATACAGGAATCGTCTATGTGAACGCTGGTACGACGGGTGCTGAAATCCACCTTCCGTTCGGAGGAACGAAGGGTACAGGGAATGGACATAGAGATTCCGGAGTTGCGGCACTAGATGTATTCACCGAGTGGAAGAGTATTTATGTGGACTATAGTGGGAAGTTGCAAAGAGCACAAATTGATAACTCATAA
- a CDS encoding DHA2 family efflux MFS transporter permease subunit — protein sequence MEIDIKKMHEKPPYGMIAILFFGAFVAILNNTLLNIALPSIMTEFSVKPSQVQWLTTGYMLVNGIMIPASAFFIQKFTNRKLFLTAMTLFTIGTALAIYAPSFNMLVTARMIQASGSALMMPLLMNVMLVAFPIEKRGAAMGMFGLVMFTAPAIGPTLSGWVVEHYSWRTLFVIVLPFGILTILWALFKLRNITPNRNVKLDVLSLILSSVGFGGLLYGFSSAGDKGWGSPLVYGTIGVGAFSLALFIVRQLLMKDPLLDFRIYKHPMFALASVISIVMSVAMFSGMILTPLYVQNVRGILPFEAGLLMLPGAIIMGLMSPITGRVFDKYGPKAISITGLVITTISTYYLSKLELTTGYYYLMALYTVRMFGMSMVMMPIMTNGLNQLPMRSNPHGTAMNNTLQQVSGAIGSALLLTIMTKRMESTGATLAQDAAASGALSSTTEQEIYLKSMLDGINYSFLISAFISVAALILALFVKRVRQPKYDDVKKQEQEETPMDSLKPVEE from the coding sequence ATGGAAATAGATATTAAAAAGATGCACGAAAAACCTCCTTATGGAATGATTGCAATTTTGTTTTTCGGTGCATTCGTGGCAATCTTGAACAATACATTATTAAATATAGCCTTACCTTCAATCATGACGGAGTTCTCCGTGAAACCTTCACAGGTCCAATGGTTGACGACGGGGTATATGCTTGTAAACGGAATTATGATTCCAGCAAGTGCGTTCTTCATACAGAAATTCACAAACCGTAAACTGTTTTTGACAGCAATGACGTTATTCACAATCGGAACCGCGTTGGCTATCTATGCACCGAGTTTTAATATGCTCGTCACTGCCCGAATGATTCAAGCTTCGGGATCTGCGCTCATGATGCCGTTGCTTATGAATGTCATGTTGGTTGCTTTCCCGATTGAGAAACGGGGAGCAGCGATGGGGATGTTTGGTCTTGTCATGTTCACTGCGCCTGCAATTGGGCCGACACTTTCAGGGTGGGTTGTTGAACATTATTCGTGGAGGACACTTTTCGTCATCGTTTTGCCGTTCGGTATTTTGACGATTTTGTGGGCATTGTTTAAATTGCGTAATATTACACCAAATCGTAACGTGAAATTGGATGTCTTATCACTTATCCTTTCCAGTGTTGGGTTTGGGGGACTGCTCTACGGATTCAGTTCAGCAGGGGACAAAGGATGGGGCTCACCACTTGTTTACGGGACAATTGGGGTTGGAGCGTTTTCACTGGCACTATTCATTGTCCGACAGTTGCTTATGAAGGATCCGTTATTGGACTTCCGCATTTATAAGCACCCGATGTTTGCGCTTGCTTCAGTCATTTCGATTGTCATGTCTGTTGCCATGTTCTCGGGTATGATTCTGACACCGTTATACGTCCAGAATGTCAGAGGCATTCTTCCGTTTGAAGCAGGACTACTTATGTTGCCTGGTGCAATTATAATGGGATTGATGTCGCCGATTACCGGTCGTGTTTTCGATAAATATGGACCGAAAGCCATTTCGATAACCGGTCTTGTCATCACGACAATTTCAACCTATTACTTAAGTAAACTCGAATTAACGACGGGCTATTATTACTTGATGGCACTGTACACAGTGAGAATGTTCGGTATGTCGATGGTTATGATGCCGATCATGACGAATGGGTTGAACCAATTACCGATGCGTTCTAATCCGCATGGTACAGCGATGAACAACACACTTCAGCAAGTATCAGGGGCAATTGGTTCTGCTTTGTTGTTGACGATTATGACGAAACGGATGGAAAGCACGGGTGCAACACTTGCGCAGGACGCAGCCGCTTCAGGTGCTTTATCTTCTACTACTGAGCAGGAAATCTACTTGAAGTCCATGTTGGATGGCATCAACTATTCGTTTTTGATTTCCGCGTTCATTTCAGTAGCGGCATTAATTCTTGCGTTGTTCGTCAAGCGTGTCCGACAACCGAAATATGACGATGTGAAAAAGCAAGAGCAAGAGGAAACACCGATGGATTCATTAAAACCAGTGGAAGAATAA
- a CDS encoding LolA family protein, giving the protein MRKLIPLAAMLIIGVCLSGCEENQKIDLSAEEIVDKALVAIESPITYYGEFEESDGEKYKEWADSDGKSKLKRRDRLQQTVEMFDGKQLFLYDEENGMVAAIKRSYKDIGFSTRSLRLRSGFLLELVKEQCELSVVGEEKVAGRNTYHIVGSQNGGKACIGKPEYWIDQENSMVLKIFENYDERQKVTIEYTKVDFDAKISDDAFVFDFPEGAGVNTIVDPEESSVQEAKEKLGKFFQVPETAEIKLSEIIIFEENKERPEFTFDYTKNGQPEFSVTVFPSSGEIDFGNFLDEEIIAAHGQKGINNSNLHSFSYTWMENGLLYTATSKNTELNEEDFIGYLDGMIEVQ; this is encoded by the coding sequence ATGAGAAAATTAATTCCACTCGCAGCAATGCTAATAATAGGTGTTTGTTTAAGTGGTTGTGAAGAGAATCAGAAGATAGATTTATCGGCAGAAGAGATTGTTGATAAGGCATTGGTTGCAATTGAATCGCCTATTACATATTACGGAGAATTCGAAGAAAGTGATGGCGAAAAATATAAAGAATGGGCCGATTCAGATGGTAAAAGCAAATTGAAGCGGAGAGATCGATTGCAGCAGACGGTAGAGATGTTCGACGGAAAGCAACTGTTCTTGTATGACGAAGAAAATGGTATGGTAGCGGCTATTAAGCGTTCCTACAAAGACATAGGCTTCAGCACCCGTTCCCTTCGATTGCGGTCAGGATTTTTATTGGAACTTGTCAAAGAGCAGTGTGAGTTATCCGTTGTAGGGGAGGAAAAAGTGGCAGGGCGCAACACTTATCATATCGTAGGGAGTCAGAATGGGGGTAAAGCTTGTATTGGGAAACCGGAATATTGGATTGACCAAGAGAACTCAATGGTTCTTAAGATTTTCGAGAATTATGATGAACGCCAGAAAGTTACAATCGAATATACAAAAGTGGATTTTGACGCGAAAATTTCGGATGATGCATTTGTTTTTGATTTCCCAGAAGGTGCAGGCGTCAATACAATAGTGGATCCGGAAGAATCTTCAGTGCAAGAAGCAAAAGAAAAACTTGGGAAGTTCTTTCAAGTACCCGAAACTGCAGAAATTAAGCTCTCAGAGATTATCATCTTTGAAGAAAATAAAGAGCGGCCTGAGTTTACATTCGATTATACGAAAAATGGTCAGCCTGAGTTTTCGGTGACTGTCTTCCCGTCTTCAGGCGAGATTGACTTCGGTAATTTCCTTGATGAAGAAATCATAGCGGCTCATGGGCAAAAAGGAATCAACAATAGTAATCTTCATAGCTTTTCATATACATGGATGGAAAATGGTTTGCTTTATACTGCAACATCAAAAAATACCGAGTTAAATGAAGAAGACTTTATTGGATATCTTGATGGAATGATTGAGGTCCAATGA
- a CDS encoding TIGR00266 family protein, whose product MNNHEIDFKLHGDDMQFVEVELDPGETVVAEAGALMMMEDGIDMETIFGDGTGNSGSGLMGKLMGAGKRLITGESLFMTTFTNTGSGKKHASFAAPYPGKIIPMDLSEYNGKIICQKDAFLAAAKGVSIGVEFQRKLGVGFFGGEGFIMQKLEGDGMAFVHAGGTIIEKTLSPGETLRVDTGCLVAMTQDVEYNIEMVKGVKTALFGGEGLFFATLRGPGKVWIQSLPFSRLASRVFAAAPQTPGGGSRDEGSLAGGLFNMLGGK is encoded by the coding sequence ATGAATAACCACGAAATCGATTTCAAGTTACACGGTGATGATATGCAATTTGTTGAAGTTGAACTAGATCCAGGTGAAACTGTTGTCGCGGAAGCCGGAGCGCTCATGATGATGGAAGACGGAATTGACATGGAAACGATTTTCGGAGATGGGACCGGCAATTCAGGCAGTGGACTGATGGGGAAATTGATGGGCGCAGGGAAACGGTTAATTACGGGGGAAAGTCTGTTCATGACGACGTTTACGAATACAGGATCAGGCAAGAAGCATGCCTCTTTCGCAGCTCCCTACCCGGGCAAAATCATTCCGATGGATTTAAGCGAATATAACGGTAAAATTATTTGCCAAAAAGATGCGTTCTTGGCGGCAGCAAAAGGCGTATCCATTGGCGTGGAATTCCAGCGTAAATTGGGCGTCGGCTTTTTCGGTGGTGAAGGGTTTATCATGCAGAAACTCGAAGGAGACGGTATGGCTTTCGTGCACGCAGGCGGAACAATTATCGAAAAGACGCTCTCCCCCGGCGAGACATTGCGCGTTGATACAGGATGCCTTGTCGCGATGACACAGGATGTTGAGTATAATATCGAAATGGTCAAAGGCGTAAAAACGGCATTGTTTGGCGGAGAAGGCCTCTTTTTCGCAACTCTTCGCGGCCCCGGTAAAGTATGGATTCAATCGTTGCCATTCTCAAGGCTTGCGAGCAGAGTATTCGCAGCAGCCCCTCAAACTCCAGGTGGCGGATCACGGGATGAAGGCAGCCTAGCAGGCGGGTTGTTCAATATGTTGGGTGGCAAGTAA